A stretch of DNA from Desmospora activa DSM 45169:
GCTTCTTCTGCTGCATGATAGGGCTGGAAAGCTTCAGCGAAATTGAGTTGCTCTTCTTCCGTGATGGCCGGTTCATCGTTTTCCTCTAGCGAGGCGATCAGGGCGGGAGACTCTTCTGCATCTTTTATCTCTTGGATCGAAGGTATGGGATATGCTGCTGCGGCAAGGGTGTTTTCCTCTGCCTCTTCAACAGGAGTGGTCCCCTGGTAAAGCGGCTGCTCGGAACCGACTGCAATCCAGAATAGATTGCCTTGTAGGTTTTTGCTGCAAAGAGTACTCAGTGTTAAACGCAATGTGAAGGCATTCTCTTCCTGATTGACCAAATTGACTGCACACCCGGGCTGATCGGTTAGTGCGACCGCAGTATAGCCGGGAGAGATAAATGGGGAATTTAAGGGGACCTTTAATTCCAATTGTTCTGCTCCGGGAGCGATGCTAAAGGAAAGCGAGCCGCTTTGTGGTAGGAATTTCTTCCAATCAAACGCCAGTTTTTCCATTTCTACCGTTCCATCAGCCAAGTGTTCCGACGTGATGGAGTAAGGTTGAATATGTTCTGCTTCGATGGTGCCTTTATCCAGATGGCGCGATTGAATGGCGTCATCATTGATGTGATTGCTGTCGACACTACTTTCACTCAAGTGTCGGGATTGAATGGTATCGATATTGATGTGGTTGCTTTCGATTATACTCTCATTTAGATGGCGTGATTGAATGGTGGCATCATTGATGTGATTACTTTCGACACTACTTTCACTCAAGTGTCGGGATTGAATGGTATCGATACCGATGTGATTGCTTTCGATTATACTCTCATTTAAATGGCGTGATTGAATGGTGGCATCATTGATGTGATTACTTTCGACACTACTTTCACTCAAGTGTCGGGAGTGAATGGTATCGATACCGATGTGGCTGCTTTCGATTATACCTTCATTTAAATGGCGTGATTGAATGGTGGCATCGTGGATGTGGCCACTTTCGACACTGCTTTCGCTCAAGTGTCGGGATTGAATAGCATCGTCGCCGATGTGGTTGCTCTCGATAATGTCTTCACTCAAGTGGCGGGATTGAATGACATCTTCGCCGATGTGACTGCTATCCACAATGCCCTCGCTTAAGTGCCGGGATTGAATCGTGTCATCAGAGATATGGTTGCTTGCCACACTGCCCTCGCTCAAATGGCGTGATTGAACGGCGGTGTTGCCGATATGCGCCGCTTCCACTGCCCCTTCACCTAAATGGCGGGAGTGAACGGCCGTATTGTCGATATGGTCTTCTCCTATCGCCCCTGCACTCAGATGATGAGAGCGAACGGCAGCATTGTCGATATGGTCCTCTCCTACCGCCCCTGTACTCAGATGATGAGAGTGCACAGCTGCGTTGTCAATATGGTTCTCTTTTATCATCCCGTCGCTTAAATGGCGTGATTGGATCGTGCTATTATCCAGGTGTTTTCCTTCCACGGCTCCTTTGCCTAAGTGTCGGGATTGAACGGCGGCCTTACCGATGTGTTTTCCTTCTACTGCACCTTTGTCCAGGTGGTGAGATTGAATGGCAGCGTTATCGATGTGCTTTCCTCCCACCGTCCCTTCACTCAGATGGCGGGAGTGAACGGCGTCGTCGCTGATATGGCTGCCTTCGACAACCCCATCGCGCAAGTGGCGGGATTGAATAGCGTCATCACTGATGTGGCTGCCTTCAACAACATCTTCTTCTAGATGGCGGGATTGAATGGAGTGATCGTCGATGTGTTGTTCTCTTACCACTCCTTCGCTCAGGTGACGGGATTGAATGGAAGCGTCACTGAGATGATCCCCTTCAACAATGCTTTCATCTAAGTGTCGAGATTGAATGGAAGCATCCCCGATGTGGTCTCCGTCTACCGATGCTTTGCTCAGATGGCGGGATTGAATCACATCATTGCCGATGTGATTGCTCTCTACTGCGCTTTTACTCAAGTGCTGGGAGTGAACGGCGTTATCGCCGATGTATTCTGCTCTTACAATCCCCCTACTCAGATGGCGGGATTGAATGACGGCATCGCCGATATGGCTGTCTTCTACAGCGCCTTCGCTTAAGTGGTGGGATTGAACGGCGGTGTCACCGATGTACTCCGCTCCCACAATGCCTTCGTTTAGATGGCGTGATTGAATGGCAGCATCACCGATGTGGCTGCCTTCGACGGTGCCTTCGCTCAAATGGCGTGGTTTAATGGCTTCATCGCTGATATGGTTACCTTTTACAATGCCTTCACCCAGATGACGGGAATGAACGGCGGTGTCATTCAGGTGGTTTCCTTTTACAACGTTATCGCTTAAGTGGCGGGATTTAATGGACATATCATTGATGTGATCCCCTTTTACTGCTCCGTCTGCGAGGTGTCGGGATTGAATGGCAGCGTCGCCGATGTGGTTTCCTTCTACGGTTTCGTCGCCCAAATGACGGGGCTGAATAACATCATCTGCGATATGGCTGCCTTCTACGATTCCTTCACCCAGATGGCGTGATTGAATGGCGTCATCATCGACATGATATCCTTTTACAGCGCTGTTGCCTAAGTGCCGGGATTGGACGGAGACATCATCGATGTGATCCGCTTTTACCGCTCCTTCTGCGAGGTGTCGGGGTTGAATCGATTCATCACCGATGTGGTTTCCTTCCACCACATCATCGTCCAAATGGTGGGGTTGAATGGCAGCGTCTCCAATATGAATGCCTTCTACGACCCCGTCACCTAAATGACGAGATTGAACGGCGGTATCATCGATGTGATACCCTTTGATGATTTCCGCGTTGAGGTGCCGCGATCGAATCGAACCGTCGCTGATATGTTCTTCTGCTATGGAATTTTCACTGAGATGACGGGAGCGAATCGCGGAATGACTGAGGTGATTTCCTTCCACGATGCTGTCGTCGAGGTGTCGGGATTGGATGGAAGCGTGGTCGATGTGCTCTCCTCTGATAATGCTTTCGTTGAGATGCCGGGATTGAATGGCGTCATCATCGATGTGATAGCTTTCAATCACACCATTGCCGATGTGCCGGGATTGTACGGTATCCTCGCCGATATGACTACCTTCTACGACTCCTTTTCCCAGGTGGCGGGATTGAACGGCAGAGTCAGATAGATGGATATCGGTTACAGAACCGGTGGATAAACTTTCCCCATCGACACTGGATGGGGCCAAGTGCTCCCGGTTGATGTGCCCTGGACTCAGGTGGCGTGATTCTACGGATCGATCTTCCAGGTGATGACCGAAAACACTTCGTGGAGACAATTTATCGGAAGTAACTGCCCCGTTGGATATTTTTTCGCTGGTGATGGCGAAATTGGTCAGTTTATCGGTTGAGATTGATTCCGGGCATAATTTGGATGTTGTAATGGAACGATCCTTCAAATGATTGGCGCGAACCGTTTCTTCCGCCAAATGAATCCCCCGAACCGCCCCTTCTTGCAGGTGGCGAGCCGAGATGGTTCGATCGGAGATATGACGTTCCCGTACCGATTGGTTGGCTAAATGCTCTTCCTCAACCCCCATGGGAGCGATTTGTTCCGAACGAACAGAGGCGGGAGCCAACTTGGAAGTAGTAACGGATCCTTCTTGTAAGTGCTCTTCATGGATGGTTCCAGGGGCGAGATGATGACTGTGAACCGTATTTTCTTGTAAGTGTGTACTTGCGACTGAATTGGCTGCCAGTTGATCTTCTCCCACACTGGAGGAGGAGAGGTGTCTTCTTTTAATTACCTGATCCTTTAAATGGGAGGAGTCGATCGTCTCCGCTTGGAGCTGCTTAGCCCCGACTGCCCCTTCAGCGATGGTTGAAGACTTAATGGAATCATTGGCTAAATGGGAACTTTGAATCGATTGTGGCTGAATATGCTGGTGTTGAACGCTGCCGGGTGCAAGCTCTTTGGATGTGACGGATTTAGGTGCCAACTTTTCATTGGTGACGGAGCGGGCCGCTAAGTTTTCGGTGGAGACGGCCTGATAAGCCAACTTGGCTTGATTAACTGCCTGATTGGCCAAATGGACCGTTGTGATCGCTCCACTTTCGATATTGTCCGAGCGAATCGCTCCCTCTGTCAAATGTTCGCCATGGACATGGCCATGTGCGATATGATGGGAGTGGATGGCGGAGGAGCGGATTTTTGTTCCATCGATGCTGTCATCACGCAATCGGTTGCCCGCCACGATGTTTTCCTGGATATGCTCTGACTGGATCGCTTCCCGTTTGATTTGATCGGATCCAATGATGTTTGCTTCCAGATGTTGCTCCTTGATGGAGCGGGGGGCAATCTTAGAGGATTGGACTGCTTGGGAAGCCAATTTGGAACTGGTGATGGATAAATCTTTTAGATGATCGGTTTCAATCGATTGCACTCGAATCTTACTGCCGTCGATTGAACGTTTCCCCAGTTTTTCATGGGTGACGGAACCGTCGACCAAATCGTGGGTGTACACAAATGCATTTTCATCATTGGAAGCGTGTCGGATTTCCTTTTTCCGTTGCAGGCCGGTACGCAACGGCTGCTTTGATTCTTGTGAGGTTTCCTGGCTCGATTGCTCCGGTTGCTGCTGTTCAGTGGCCGTTCGGTTTACCGGCGGTTTGCTTGCTTCCGGTTTACTTGCCGGAGTCTCTTTATCCCGTATCTGAGCAGCGTTATCATTTTTAGGTTGCGGTTGTAATAACGACTGCTCCTCATTTTTCTTCCATTCCCGCTGTATAATTTCCTCAAGCACCCATTCGTCATCGAGGGTGTTCGGACGGGATGGACGACGGGAAGGTCTCTTTTTGCGGCTCATCTCATTCATCCCTTTCCATTCCAACTGTTTCTCTACATAGGTATATTCATCAGGGATGAATGCGGAAACGGGTAGAGTAAAATCTGGGCGCTTAAAAAGCCGATTTCCCCGTTGGAATCGGCTCAAAGATCGATACTTCAGCCGGTCATCAGTGCGAAGATCGGCTAATCATCATTTTATTGGAATATCGATCATATTCCTCCTGGGACCAGTTTCCTCCCCCTAGAATAAATGTCGGTTTACCGGTAGGGCCAGTAATTAAGCGAAAGGCGATTAGCCCTTTGCTAAAACAGAGTTTTAGACTGGGTATATTGTCACAGGCAACTCGTGTATACACCCGGTCTAAGCGATCAAGGGCGAGGGTTAATAATTGTTCACCCACACTTTTTTTACGATGGTCGGGGTGAACAATAACAATCGCCTCTTTTAGACCAAATTGTCCAAAGAGGATAAATCCAGCCAACCGCTCTTCATCCAGCGCGACGGCCATCCAGGTGCCTTCCGGGAATGATTGATCCGTCGGCAACCGCTGTAACCATCGCAGCGCTTTGTGTGTGATACGTTTATCCCCATAACGGAATGAAAAGTGGACCAGCCGTTCACGATGTTGGGCGAGCAGCTGTGGTGTAAGAGTGAGGATCCG
This window harbors:
- a CDS encoding WIAG-tail domain, which encodes MSRFQRGNRLFKRPDFTLPVSAFIPDEYTYVEKQLEWKGMNEMSRKKRPSRRPSRPNTLDDEWVLEEIIQREWKKNEEQSLLQPQPKNDNAAQIRDKETPASKPEASKPPVNRTATEQQQPEQSSQETSQESKQPLRTGLQRKKEIRHASNDENAFVYTHDLVDGSVTHEKLGKRSIDGSKIRVQSIETDHLKDLSITSSKLASQAVQSSKIAPRSIKEQHLEANIIGSDQIKREAIQSEHIQENIVAGNRLRDDSIDGTKIRSSAIHSHHIAHGHVHGEHLTEGAIRSDNIESGAITTVHLANQAVNQAKLAYQAVSTENLAARSVTNEKLAPKSVTSKELAPGSVQHQHIQPQSIQSSHLANDSIKSSTIAEGAVGAKQLQAETIDSSHLKDQVIKRRHLSSSSVGEDQLAANSVASTHLQENTVHSHHLAPGTIHEEHLQEGSVTTSKLAPASVRSEQIAPMGVEEEHLANQSVRERHISDRTISARHLQEGAVRGIHLAEETVRANHLKDRSITTSKLCPESISTDKLTNFAITSEKISNGAVTSDKLSPRSVFGHHLEDRSVESRHLSPGHINREHLAPSSVDGESLSTGSVTDIHLSDSAVQSRHLGKGVVEGSHIGEDTVQSRHIGNGVIESYHIDDDAIQSRHLNESIIRGEHIDHASIQSRHLDDSIVEGNHLSHSAIRSRHLSENSIAEEHISDGSIRSRHLNAEIIKGYHIDDTAVQSRHLGDGVVEGIHIGDAAIQPHHLDDDVVEGNHIGDESIQPRHLAEGAVKADHIDDVSVQSRHLGNSAVKGYHVDDDAIQSRHLGEGIVEGSHIADDVIQPRHLGDETVEGNHIGDAAIQSRHLADGAVKGDHINDMSIKSRHLSDNVVKGNHLNDTAVHSRHLGEGIVKGNHISDEAIKPRHLSEGTVEGSHIGDAAIQSRHLNEGIVGAEYIGDTAVQSHHLSEGAVEDSHIGDAVIQSRHLSRGIVRAEYIGDNAVHSQHLSKSAVESNHIGNDVIQSRHLSKASVDGDHIGDASIQSRHLDESIVEGDHLSDASIQSRHLSEGVVREQHIDDHSIQSRHLEEDVVEGSHISDDAIQSRHLRDGVVEGSHISDDAVHSRHLSEGTVGGKHIDNAAIQSHHLDKGAVEGKHIGKAAVQSRHLGKGAVEGKHLDNSTIQSRHLSDGMIKENHIDNAAVHSHHLSTGAVGEDHIDNAAVRSHHLSAGAIGEDHIDNTAVHSRHLGEGAVEAAHIGNTAVQSRHLSEGSVASNHISDDTIQSRHLSEGIVDSSHIGEDVIQSRHLSEDIIESNHIGDDAIQSRHLSESSVESGHIHDATIQSRHLNEGIIESSHIGIDTIHSRHLSESSVESNHINDATIQSRHLNESIIESNHIGIDTIQSRHLSESSVESNHINDATIQSRHLNESIIESNHINIDTIQSRHLSESSVDSNHINDDAIQSRHLDKGTIEAEHIQPYSITSEHLADGTVEMEKLAFDWKKFLPQSGSLSFSIAPGAEQLELKVPLNSPFISPGYTAVALTDQPGCAVNLVNQEENAFTLRLTLSTLCSKNLQGNLFWIAVGSEQPLYQGTTPVEEAEENTLAAAAYPIPSIQEIKDAEESPALIASLEENDEPAITEEEQLNFAEAFQPYHAAEEAEYKPETEESIDQVEPEQNDQHTIDDQSEQDDDLLTDDVKAEQDDDPSADDAKAEQDDDPSADDAESEQDDDPSADDAKTEQDDDPSADDAKTEQDDDPSADNAKTEQDDDPSADNAKTEQDDDPSTVDAKSKQDDDQYSDDAKAAQSNDPYSDNAKSAQTENQYTADAKSEQNDDHYIDGPNDNLEQP
- a CDS encoding GNAT family N-acetyltransferase; protein product: MRILTLTPQLLAQHRERLVHFSFRYGDKRITHKALRWLQRLPTDQSFPEGTWMAVALDEERLAGFILFGQFGLKEAIVIVHPDHRKKSVGEQLLTLALDRLDRVYTRVACDNIPSLKLCFSKGLIAFRLITGPTGKPTFILGGGNWSQEEYDRYSNKMMISRSSH